One genomic region from Drosophila busckii strain San Diego stock center, stock number 13000-0081.31 chromosome 3R, ASM1175060v1, whole genome shotgun sequence encodes:
- the LOC108604002 gene encoding abasic site processing protein HMCES → MCGRTCLTLDPDQVLCACQYPKNEIKTDDRNEETMEYAKPEWRAEFNLGRSYQASYNIAPTDITPVIVSSAHFTDGEDQKVGRVVVPMMWGMIPAWHKGDYRKHGLTTNNCRLENLMESKLYRGPFKRGQRCVVICEGFYEWQTSKPAKPSERAAFLVYVPQQEDVKIHDKNTWTPDNIKLLRMAGLFDIWEDESGDKMYSYSIITFESSKIMSWMHYRMPGILETEQQMNDWLDFGRVSDVQALAALRPATALQWHRVSKLVNNSRNKSVECNKPMELAAKPEKPKGMLAWLTGRKPNKETQLPGTVGTHKRQRSHDEESNDKKIKLEPKECQEPNT, encoded by the exons ATGTGCGGCCGAACTTGCTT AACACTGGATCCGGATCAAGTGCTGTGCGCTTGTCAGTATCCaaaaaacgaaatcaaaaCCGATGACAGAAACGAGGAGACAATGGAATATGCAAAGCCAGAATGGCGCGCAGAATTCAATTTGGGTCGTAGTTATCAGGCCTCCTACAATATAGCACCCACCGACATAACACCTGTAAT TGTGTCATCGGCGCACTTCACAGATGGGGAAGATCAAAAGGTCGGGCGCGTTGTGGTTCCCATGATGTGGGGTATGATACCAGCTTGGCATAAAGGGGACTATCGTAAGCATGGACTCACTACCAATAACTGTCGTCTGGAGAATTTGATGGAGTCAAAGCTCTATCGCGGCCCCTTTAAGCGTGGTCAGCGGTGTGTGGTTATCTGCGAGGGCTTCTATGAGTGGCAGACAAGCAAGCCTGCCAAGCCATCAGAGCGTGCGGCATTCTTGGTCTATGTGCCACAACAAGAGGATGTCAAAATACACGATAAAAACACATGGACGCCAGACAATATAAAGCTGCTGCGAATGGCCGGATTGTTTGACATTTGGGAGGATGAGAGTGGCGATAAAATGTACAGCTATAGCATCATTACCTTTGAATCCAGTAAAATAATGTCTTGGATGCACTATCGCATGCCCGGTATACTGGAAACTGAACAACAAATGAAT GATTGGCTGGACTTTGGGCGCGTAAGCGATGTACAAGCTTTAGCTGCACTCCGTCCAGCAACAGCTCTCCAATGGCATCGTGTGTCTAAGTTGGTAAACAATTCACGTAATAAAAGCGTTGAATGCAATAAGCCCATGGAGCTGGCTGCAAAGCCGGAGAAGCCAAAAGGCATGTTGGCCTGGCTAACAGGACGTAAGCCCAACAAAGAGACACAGCTGCCTGGCACTGTGGGTACCCACAAGCGACAACGTTCACATGATGAAGAGAGCAACGATAAGAAAATCAAGTTGGAGCCTAAAGAATGTCAAGAACCCAACACTTAA
- the LOC108604004 gene encoding splicing factor 3B subunit 5, translated as MGERYNIHSQLEHLQSKYIGTGHADTSKFEWLTNQHRDSLASYMGHYDMLNYFAISENESKARVKFNLMERMLQPCGPPPEKLDD; from the coding sequence atgggCGAACGCTACAATATTCATAGCCAGCTGGAGCATCTGCAGAGCAAGTACATTGGCACAGGACATGCGGACACCTCGAAATTCGAGTGGCTTACTAATCAACACCGCGATTCTCTGGCCAGCTATATGGGACATTATGatatgctaaattattttgctatatCCGAGAATGAGTCGAAGGCGCGGGTTAAGTTCAATCTCATGGAACGCATGCTGCAACCTTGTGGACCGCCACCAGAGAAGCTTgatgattaa
- the LOC117134832 gene encoding uncharacterized protein LOC117134832, which produces MKTNSLLQRRILELERDLAMERAAKEVAIRQVEYERCLSAREPGMSADGYTGTLKRAAAAPEDDEAGAKKAAVLPAALPRTEAVPVVGPAVGVVEALQMGVLAQQLAQPLPEAMLQVAQPEPQPTLQVKQPSPSPELPPPLLAVDVPEKCGGCANPKISHNVWHAISVAPIVATFFLNRGKRMRRTMRSASPSFCPLYASVAQSSQLP; this is translated from the exons ATGAAAACCAATAGTTTGCTGCAGCGCAGGATCCTGGAGCTGGAGCGGGATCTGGCCATGGAGAGGGCCGCGAAGGAGGTCGCCATTAGGCAGGTGGAGTACGAGCGGTGCCTCTCGGCACGGGAGCCCGGAATGTCTGCAG ATGGTTATACAGGCACGCTGAAGCGCGCAGCCGCAGCCCCGGAGGACGACGAGGCTGGTGCCAAAAAAGCTGCTGTGTTGCCTGCGGCATTGCCTCGGACAGAAGCTGTGCCAGTTGTTGGGCCAGCAGTTGGAGTTGTAGAGGCTCTCCAAATGGGAGTGCTGGCCCAGCAACTGGCACAGCCTTTGCCCGAGGCAATGTTGCAGGTGgcacagccagagccacagccaaCTCTGCAGGTAAAACAGCCATCGCCAAGCCCAGAGCTTCCGCCCCCGCTGCTGGCGGTGGATGTGCCGGAGAAATGTGGAGGATGTGCCAACCCGAAAATAAGCCACAACGTCTGGCACGCAATTTCTGTTGCGCCAATTGTGGCAACTTTTTTCTTAAATCGAGGAAAGCGAATGAGGCGCACTATGCGAAGTGCATCGCCAAGTTTTTGCCCATTGT atGCGAGTGTGGCGCAAAGTTCGCAACTGCCCTAA
- the LOC108604005 gene encoding splicing factor 3B subunit 5, with protein sequence MGERYNIHSQLEHLQSKYIGTGHADTSKFEWLTNQHRDSLASYMGHYDMLNYFAISENESKARVKFNLMERMLQPCGPPPEKLDD encoded by the coding sequence ATGGGCGAACGCTACAATATTCATAGCCAGCTGGAGCATCTGCAGAGCAAGTACATTGGCACAGGACATGCGGACACCTCGAAATTCGAGTGGCTTACTAATCAACACCGCGATTCTCTGGCCAGCTATATGGGACATTATGatatgctaaattattttgctatatCCGAGAATGAGTCGAAGGCGCGGGTTAAGTTCAATCTCATGGAACGCATGCTGCAACCTTGTGGACCGCCACCAGAGAAACTTgatgattaa
- the LOC108604001 gene encoding E3 ubiquitin-protein ligase Kcmf1: MSRHEGVSCDSCLKSNFNGRRYKCLICYDYDLCADCYEDGVTSTRHLVEHPMQCILTRSDIELYFGGEMLTTEQPQSFTCPYCKKMGFSDATLLEHVSAVHAETSLEVVCPVCAGLPGGEPNLVTDDFAGHLTLEHRQGPRELISFLDEPSAIRHGGGVRRIPGRTLGGPRTRRSNMHFSSSSGLSALSPSGRESVDPIAELLSQLSGVRRGGPPTSQLQQLQMQMQMDRQQATASRQIDRLPRRAHPIVSTSNSNATMAEVISGAGGSGSAAVGSSVNAPPPNLRTTDWPVGATFSSGSNHQQAQSSSLAANTLNAREVVGSSCLSGSVVGASNALGISVGSGTSNGNGSSTGVNAGQAGGGASSSGGDASQSQYLLAKFMQPILTDAEWAEVERKRADRSMFVQSVWLSLLCTEQLDLNAANDDGDSLAKSDNVNKDQNDGGSNNSSSSSNSNQQQQEQDTLLNNNAQEQQQEQQPQQERMARQVNQMQQTSPEDFVCDEYRYKNKKANNTTATTQTSGTAAAGGMNTLGGGGVVPAAASAAGAGVRPTPADRGGIDRRGRSQPAETATGSQQQQQQQKYKQNANAASNTNQIPDTR, encoded by the exons atGAGTCGCCATGAAG GTGTCAGCTGCGATTCATGTCTAAAGAGTAATTTTAATGGGCGTCGCTACAAGTGCTTAATCTGTTACGATTATGATCTGTGCGCCGATTGCTATGAGGATGGCGTCACCTCCACACGGCATCTGGTTGAGCATCCAATGCAATGCATACTTACCCGCTCGGatattgaattatattttggcGGTGAAATGCTAACCACGGAGCAGCCACAATCATTTACGTGTCCTTATTGTAAAAAAATGGGCTTCAGTGATGCCACATTATTGGAGCACGTTTCGGCTGTGCATGCAGAAACCAGTCTGGAGGTGGTATGTCCTGTTTGCGCTGGTTTACCGGGCGGTGAGCCGAATCTAGTCACAGATGATTTTGCTGGTCATCTCACATTGGAGCATCGGCAAGGACCACGCGAGTTAATATCCTTTTTA GACGAGCCGTCGGCCATAAGACATGGCGGTGGTGTGCGCCGCATACCAGGACGCACCTTGGGCGGCCCCCGCACCCGTCGCTCCAATATGCACTTTAGCTCATCGAGTGGACTGTCGGCATTATCGCCATCGGGTCGCGAGTCTGTAGATCCAATTGCAGAGCTGCTCTCACAGCTGTCCGGCGTTAGACGTGGCGGACCACCAACAtcgcaattgcaacaattgcagatgcaaatgcaaatggatAGGCAACAGGCGACG gcaTCGCGCCAAATTGATCGACTGCCAAGACGCGCGCATCCTATAGTCTCAACATCGAATTCGAATGCAACCATGGCCGAAGTGATTAGCGGCGCAGGCGGTagtggcagcgctgctgttggcagcagTGTAAATGCACCGCCACCCAATCTGCGCACCACCGATTGGCCCGTGGGCGCGACTTTCTCATCGGGCAGCAATCATCAGCAAGCACAGTCGAGCAGTCTGGCCGCCAATACACTCAACGCCAGAGaa GTGGTCGGTAGCAGTTGCCTTAGTGGCAGCGTGGTTGGTGCTAGTAATGCGCTGGGCATTAGTGTTGGCTCGGGCACATCCAATGGCAATGGTAGCAGCACAGGCGTCAACGCTGGCCAAGCTGGCGGCGGCGCATCATCCTCTGGTGGTGATGCCTCGCAGTCACAGTACTTGCTcgctaaatttatgcagcctATTCTAACGGATGCCGAATGGGCGGAAGTTGAGCGTAAACGCGCCGATCG TTCGATGTTCGTGCAGTCGGTATGGTTGTCATTGTTATGTACAGAGCAACTGGACTTGAATGCAGCCAATGATGATGGCGATAGTTTGGCCAAGAGTgataatgtaaataaagatCAAAATgacggcggcagcaacaatagtagcagcagcagcaatagcaaccaacagcaacaggaacaGGATACATTGCtcaacaacaatgcgcaggagcaacaacaagagcagcagccgcaacaggAGCGTATGGCACGACAGGTtaatcaaatgcaacaaaCCTCGCCAGAGGATTTTGTATGCGATGAGTATCGCTACAAGAACAAAAAGGCCAacaatacaacagcaacaacacaaacgagtggcacagctgcagcaggcggCATGAATACATTGGGTGGCGGTGGAGTCGTgccggcagcagcaagtgcagctggTGCTGGCGTCAGGCCAACGCCAGCTGATCGAGGTGGCATCGATAGACGTGGACGATCACAGCCAGCAGAGACTGCCACGGGCtcccaacaacagcagcaacagcaaaaatataaacaaaatgcaaatgcggcGTCAAACACAAATCAGATACCCGATACTAGGTAG
- the LOC108602414 gene encoding uncharacterized protein LOC108602414, translating into MATISKNFEILQLTEVVREHYMRYLERQLQENVCAWAASSRNHHKPTAWACITLSVKTLESRALKACQAALLYQRAMIKMIAAVRRNTQECRLADSLFKNMQQEQSLGQDEETLQKLDNSRSTKQFVDKATQTLQDITNNDSYASYTLGEKMDLFQRKFLTHESQKEEPPIEVNGEARTPILSTEDTVAQELAKLFDDEPTDLNAIFGIEVQATATGATQLPYSEPRPADVKAAQASPTTPQPASHRKTHIDLRSSRWPCELYAQRRLLSACLVRLLDADWRCEHSLRYKFNLLFGEDSDDEFSTQISSPSIDLVDEVLLASCILRIRPWIVRHLMPPLQEGLIGNRFLFKKLAKTLAHNIVLINPYASEQHVKLAIEHMFCMLPRGVQSALDLDMMPGLVVDRFEC; encoded by the exons ATGGCAACTATAAGCaagaattttgaaatattgcaGCTGACAGAAGTG GTGCGTGAGCATTATATGCGCTACTTGGAGCGCCAACTGCAGGAAAATGTATGTGCCTGGGCGGCCTCGTCCCGAAATCATCATAAGCCCACAGCTTGGGCATGCATTACGCTCAGCGTAAAAACTTTGGAATCGCGTGCACTTAAAGCATGTCAAGCGGCATTATTATATCAGCGCGCCATGATCAAGATG ATAGCTGCTGTGCGGCGTAATACTCAGGAATGTCGATTAGCTGACTCACTTTTTAAAAACATGCAGCAGGAGCAGTCTCTTGGACAGGATGAAGAGACATTGCAGAAGCTTGACAACAGTCGCAGCACAAAACAGTTTGTCGAtaaagcaacacaaacactGCAAGACATAACAAATAACGATAGTTATGCAAGCTACACGCTGGGTGAGAAAATGGATTTGTTCCAAAGAAAATTCCTAACGCATGAGAGTCAAAAAGAAGAACCGCCGATTGAAGTTAACGGTGAGGCAAGAACGCCAATATTAAGCACAGAGGATACAGTGGCACAAGAGCTGGCAAAACTCTTTGATGACGAACCAACCGATCTGAATGCCATATTTGGCATTGAAgtgcaggcaacagcaacaggggCAACCCAACTGCCTTACTCAGAGCCAAGGCCCGCCGACGTCAAGGCAGCGCAAGCATCACCCACAACGCCGCAACCAGCTTCACATAGAAAAACTCATATAGATCTAAGAAGTAGTCGGTGGCCCTGCGAGCTCTATGCCCAACGTCGCCTGCTGAGTGCATGTTTGGTGCGTCTGCTAGATGCCGACTGGCGTTGCGAGCACTCCCTGcgttataaattcaatttgctttttggcgAAGACAGCGATGATGAATTTTCCACACAGATAAGTAGTCCTAGCATTGATTTGGTTGATGAGGTGCTGCTGGCTAGCTGCATTCTACGCATACGCCCGTGGATAGTGCGGCATCTGATGCCGCCACTACAAGAGGGTCTCATTGGCAATCGCTTTTTGTTTAAGAAACTGGCCAAAACGTTAGCCCACAATATTGTCCTAATCAATCCATATGCTTCCGAACAGCATGTCAAGCTGGCTATAGAACATATGTTCTGCATGCTACCCAGAGGAGTACAAAGCGCGTTGGATTTGGATATGATGCCAGGGTTAGTCGTTGATAGGTTTGAGTGTTAG
- the LOC108601964 gene encoding E3 ubiquitin-protein ligase Iruka, with protein MAEAMVVEERTATPKRFFCHMCNVEINIPNTDYTCPLCSNGFVEELPANAPELSASTSNSASISDAGNIGTSFSPGGSGILNVESLRNDIVSLLSMRNVPNLEITIEPNRRHVLGLGSGGGAATPGSNIGGGRVRPANLDRLDNVLYDFLQSLPLSGATAEIVAGPGGSVGTGNSHMFFMGNPGDYAWGREGLDTIVTQMLNQMETSGPPPLSTQRINEIPNVKISAEEVERKMQCSVCWDDFKLDESVRKLPCSHLYHENCIVPWLNLHSTCPICRKSLANDDDTEGTDEDYVWLNNMVETANRSRAQSAQSNTSSQTTTTTTAAAAAPAAASQSATAAAPNQLNNVFTFDEDNMNLD; from the coding sequence ATGGCAGAAGCAATGGTTGTAGAGGAGCGGACGGCGACGCCGAAGCGTTTCTTTTGTCACATGTGCAATGTGGAAATTAACATTCCGAACACCGACTACACTTGTCCGCTGTGCTCAAACGGATTCGTTGAAGAACTGCCAGCCAATGCGCCTGAATTGTCAGCTTCCACCTCTAATAGCGCCTCCATAAGTGATGCCGGTAACATAGGTACCAGTTTTAGTCCCGGCGGTAGTGGTATCCTCAATGTTGAGTCTTTAAGGAACGACATTGTGTCACTGCTTAGCATGCGAAATGTGCCCAATCTGGAAATAACTATTGAGCCCAATCGCCGGCATGTCTTGGGTTTGGGTAGCGGTGGTGGTGCGGCAACTCCTGGCAGCAACATTGGCGGTGGACGCGTGCGACCTGCAAATCTGGATCGTTTGGATAATGTCTTGTATGATTTTCTGCAGAGTTTGCCATTGTCAGGTGCTACTGCCGAAATTGTAGCCGGGCCTGGAGGCAGTGTTGGTACTGGAAATTCGCATATGTTTTTTATGGGCAATCCAGGTGATTATGCTTGGGGAAGGGAGGGTCTAGATACAATTGTTACTCAGATGCTTAATCAAATGGAGACATCTGGCCCGCCGCCGCTATCCACGCAGCGCATCAACGAAATACCAAATGTAAAAATCAGTGCCGAAGAAGTAGAACGCAAAATGCAGTGCTCTGTTTGCTGGGATGATTTTAAGTTGGATGAATCCGTACGCAAGCTACCCTGCTCGCATCTTTATCACGAGAATTGTATTGTGCCATGGCTGAATCTACACAGCACCTGTCCCATCTGCCGCAAATCGCTGGCCAATGACGATGATACCGAAGGCACCGACGAGGACTATGTCTGGTTGAACAATATGGTGGAGACCGCCAATAGGTCCAGAGCTCAATCAGCACAGAGCAATACATCTagtcaaacaacaacaacaacaacagccgccgcagcagcaccagcagcagcatcgcagtcggcaacagctgcagctcccaATCAGCTCAACAACGTGTTCACTTTTGATGAAGACAATATGAATTTGGACTAA
- the LOC108601732 gene encoding proteasome subunit beta type-3: MSILAYNGGCVVAMRGKDCVAIATDHRFGVQAQTISTDFKKVFHIAPRMFLGLTGLQTDILTVRDRLMFRKNVYETKENREMAPKPFSAMLSSFLYEHRFGPYFIEPVVAGLDPKTMKPFICNMDLIGCPNEPDDFVVAGTCAEQLYGMCETLWRPDLEPDQLFEVIAQSMVNAFDRDAMSGWGATVYIIEKDKITERSLKTRMD; encoded by the coding sequence ATGTCCATTTTAGCTTACAATGGAGGTTGCGTCGTCGCTATGCGCGGCAAGGACTGCGTGGCCATTGCTACGGATCATCGCTTTGGTGTGCAGGCACAAACAATTTCTACAGATTTCAAGAAGGTGTTCCACATTGCCCCTCGCATGTTCCTGGGTTTGACTGGCTTGCAGACTGATATACTAACCGTGCGGGACCGTCTGATGTTCCGGAAAAATGTCTATGAAACAAAAGAGAATAGAGAGATGGCACCCAAACCTTTCTCTGCAATGTTGTCAAGTTTTCTTTACGAGCACCGCTTCGGACCGTACTTTATTGAGCCGGTGGTGGCTGGCTTGGATCCAAAGACAATGAAAccatttatttgcaacatgGATCTCATAGGATGTCCTAATGAGCCTGATGACTTCGTAGTGGCTGGCACTTGTGCTGAGCAGCTGTACGGAATGTGCGAAACATTATGGCGCCCAGACCTGGAGCCGGATCAGCTTTTTGAGGTCATTGCTCAGTCAATGGTGAATGCATTTGATCGCGATGCTATGAGTGGTTGGGGTGCAACGGTCTACATTATCGAAAAGGACAAGATTACGGAACGCTCGCTCAAAACGCGTATGGATTAa
- the LOC108601731 gene encoding UPF0160 protein C27H6.8 — protein sequence MLPRVLHTIRKQLYIFNPTRYIVKMSAEEATPPKRSMPAVIGTHSGTFHCDEVVACFMLKQLPEYENAEIFRSRDDKALREKCDIIVDVGGEFDHAKKWYDHHQLSFTDTFNSVRPEFKEEFSIRLSSAGLIYCFYGERVIQSILQRERKIQLSPENLRMAFVQIYRNFISELDAIDNGVPMFEGGEPRYKISTHLSARIGKLNPSWQEKNVDVDERFHQAMSLAGNEFVENVLEVVCSWIAARDHVRHALEQAKTVHASGEILLLEQFCPWKAHLADLEKELKLEGVPKLVIFNDGTSWRVAGVPITPSSFLGRKFLPTPWRGLRDEELSQKANIKDLVFVHHTGFIGGAKTKEAAMAMAQKSMEYADE from the exons atgctCCCGCGTGTTTTGCACACAATTCGGAaacagctttatatatttaatccTACAAGATATATAGTAAAAATGAGCGCAGAGGAAGCAACACCCCCAAAACGCAGTATGCCAGCGGTTATTGGGACGCACTCAGGAACCTTTCACTGTGATGAGGTTGTAGCTTGTTTTATGCTCAAACAATTGCCCGAATATGAAAATGCTGAAATATTCCGTAGCCGAGACGATAAAGCACTACGAGAAAAATGCGACATAATTGTGGATGTAGGCGGAGAGTTTGATCATGCCAAGAAATGGTACGATCATCATCAATTGTCGTTTACAGATACATTCAACAGTGTGCGACCGGAGTTCAAAGAGGAATTCAGTATTAG ACTAAGCAGCGCGGGCCTAATATACTGTTTCTACGGCGAGCGTGTAATCCAAAGTATTTTGCAGCGGGAACGTAAGATCCAATTGTCGCCTGAAAACCTAAGGATGGCATTTGTACAAATCTATCGCAATTTCATAAGTGAATTGGATGCCATTGACAATGGAGTGCCTATGTTCGAGGGTGGCGAGCCACGCTATAAGATATCGACTCATTTATCAGCACGCATTGGCAAACTAAACCCATCTTGGCAGGAAAAaaatgttgatgttgatgagCGCTTTCATCAAGCCATGTCCTTGGCGGGTAATGAGTTTGTCGAAAACGTATTGGAGGTTGTGTGCTCCTGGATAGCAGCGCGCGATCATGTTCGCCATGCATTAGAGCAGGCTAAAACTGTACATGCTAGTGGAGAAATTCTGTTGCTAGAACAGTTTTGTCCGTGGAAAGCACATTTAGCGGATTTGGAAAAGGAGCTAAAGCTGGAGGGTGTACCCAAGTTGGTCATATTCAATGATGGCACCAGTTGGCGTGTGGCTGGGGTGCCTATAACGCCAAGCAGTTTCTTGGGACGCAAGTTTCTGCCCACGCCCTGGCGTGGATTGCGAGATGAGGAACTAAGTCAAAAGGCAAACATAAAAGACTTGGTTTTTGTTCACCACACTGGCTTCATAGGTGGTGCCAAAACAAAAGAGGCTGCTATGGCCATGGCGCAAAAAAGCATGGAATATGCTGATGAATAA